The window GGCCAGCGGGTTCGCGGTCGTTCTCTCCAGAACATGCATGTCGCGGCCTTCCTCCGCCAGGTAGAGCAGGCCGGTGGCGATCTCGCCCCGGGCCTGAGCTCCTCCCAGGAATTTCAGAGCCTCGACCCGATCCGCAGGCTCGTAGTCCTCGGCGACCTTGCGGAGCCGGATGGCGCTGCCGTCGTGGAGGAGCACGTCGCGAACGCCGCCCTCCGGATAGGCGGCTGTGATCTCGCTCCGCAGCGGAACGAAGTCGGTCGCCACTACCTCGTGGCCGTGTTCCCGGGTATGGACGTAGCTCTTGGTGGAGCCCTCGTGGTCGTTGAAGGTCACGCAGGGCGAGATCACGTCGATGAAGGCGAATCCCCGGTGGGTGAGCCCGGCCTTCATCAGCGGTACGAGCTGCTCCTTGTCGCCGGAGAAGGAGCGAGCCACGAACGAGGCTCCGAGGGTGATCGCGAGTGTGACGGCGTCGATGGGCTGGTGTTCGTTCGCCACACCCCGCTTCGACTTCGAACCGAGGTCGGACGAGGCCGAAAACTGGCCCTTGGTGAGGCCGTAGACGCCGTTGTTCTCAAGGATGTAGAGCATGTCGACGTTCCGACGCACCGCGTGGCAGAACTGCCCGAGCCCGATGGAGAGCGAGTCGCCGTCGCCCGACACTCCAACGGTGGTCACGTCCCGGTTGGCGGCGTTGGCTCCCGTGGCCACCGAAGGCATCCGTCCGTGTACCGAGTTGAAGCCGTGAGCCCCTCCCAGAAAGTAGGCCGGGGTCTTCGAGGAGCAGCCGATCCCGGACATCTTGGCGACCCGATGCGGTTCGGTGCCGAGCTCGAAGAAGGCCTGTACGAACGCGGCCGTCACCGAGTCGTGCCCGCAACCCGCGCACAGCGTGGACATGACGCCCTCGTAGTCCCGCATGGTGAGGCCGAGGGCGTTCCTCTTCAGCGCCGGATGGCGAGCGACGGGCTTGGCGATATAGCTCATGGCGCCGGGTTCGAGAGTGATGAGGTCTGGACGGGTTCGGGAGCGATCGGGACGGGGTCCGCCGAGTCCGGAACCGGATCTCCCGACCTCGGAACCGCCTCCCGCGATCCCGAAGGCTCCTTCCGGACGAACTCCTCCACCGCGTCCACCACCGTGTTCCGCGCGAGCGGCTGACCGCCGTAGTCGAGCACTGGGCGGAGCTTCTCGGCGGCGCACCCGGTCTCGAGCAAAAGGAGTGAACGAAGCTGGGCGTCGCGGTTCTGTTCGACGACGAAGAGCAGCTCGCGGGCGTCGATGAAGTCGCTCACCTCGTCCGAAAAGGGAAATCCGCGCACCCTCATGTAGTCGATCTGATGGCCGCGCGCCTCGAGCACGTCCAGGGCTTCGAGGACCGCCCAGTGACATCCGCCCACGGAGACGATCCCGAAGCGGGCCGTAGAGCTCCGGCTGGCTTCATGGGCGCCCCCGGCGAGTCGGAAATAGGGAGCGGGCACGGCGTCCGCAGCGGAATCGACCTTGCGGGCGATGCGGTCGACGACGTCGCGATATGCGTCCGAGTCCTCGGTGTATCCTCCGTAGCGATCGTGGCCGGCGCCCCTGGTGAAGTAGGCCCCCTTGGCGTCGACCCCGGGGAGAGTCCGGTAGGGAATGCCGTCGCCGTCGCTGTCGAGGTAGCGATGGAAGCGGTCCAGTTTTGCGAGCTCCTCCGCATCCAGCACCTTGCCGCGGTCGGGTCGGAAGTCGTCGTCCCAGCCGAGCTCGGGGATCATCCAGTCGTTCATCCCGATGTCGAGATCGCTGACCACGAAGACGGGAGTCTGAAAGCGGTCGGCGAGATCGAAGGCCCGCACCGCAAAGTCGAAGCACTCGGCGGGATCCGCGGGATAGAGGGCGATGTGCTTGGTGTCGCCGTGGGAGGCGTAGGCGCAGAGCAGGAGGTCGCCCTGCTGGGTGCGCGTCGGCATTCCGGTGGACGGACCGGTGCGCTGGACGTCGAAGAAGACGGCCGGAACCTCGCCGTAGTAGGCGAAGCCGATGAACTCGCTCATCAGCGATATGCCCGGACCGCTG is drawn from Gemmatimonadota bacterium and contains these coding sequences:
- a CDS encoding 2-oxoacid:ferredoxin oxidoreductase subunit beta, with the translated sequence MSYIAKPVARHPALKRNALGLTMRDYEGVMSTLCAGCGHDSVTAAFVQAFFELGTEPHRVAKMSGIGCSSKTPAYFLGGAHGFNSVHGRMPSVATGANAANRDVTTVGVSGDGDSLSIGLGQFCHAVRRNVDMLYILENNGVYGLTKGQFSASSDLGSKSKRGVANEHQPIDAVTLAITLGASFVARSFSGDKEQLVPLMKAGLTHRGFAFIDVISPCVTFNDHEGSTKSYVHTREHGHEVVATDFVPLRSEITAAYPEGGVRDVLLHDGSAIRLRKVAEDYEPADRVEALKFLGGAQARGEIATGLLYLAEEGRDMHVLERTTANPLAQLPFERLCPGGEALADIQREWR
- a CDS encoding 2-oxoacid:acceptor oxidoreductase subunit alpha encodes the protein MSRNGGPLRPNDFAIKIGTVNGTGSASANSLLLQALFRVGVPVSGKNIFPSNIQGLPTWYEIRVSGDGYAARSPEVDISVAMNPESYSRDIAEVRQGGWILHDSTRPLETRLLREDATFLGVPLARMCLEHFEGARTRILMKNIAYVGALVALLDIEIEVVHGMIEEKFGTKPHLIEANFKALALGRDHALEHLPCPLPIRVSRLDATRDHVIVTGNTAAALGCLYAGATVGAWYPITPATSLMDAFTAFCRRFRVDPETGERDYLVLQAEDELAAAGMVIGASWMGARAFTPTSGPGISLMSEFIGFAYYGEVPAVFFDVQRTGPSTGMPTRTQQGDLLLCAYASHGDTKHIALYPADPAECFDFAVRAFDLADRFQTPVFVVSDLDIGMNDWMIPELGWDDDFRPDRGKVLDAEELAKLDRFHRYLDSDGDGIPYRTLPGVDAKGAYFTRGAGHDRYGGYTEDSDAYRDVVDRIARKVDSAADAVPAPYFRLAGGAHEASRSSTARFGIVSVGGCHWAVLEALDVLEARGHQIDYMRVRGFPFSDEVSDFIDARELLFVVEQNRDAQLRSLLLLETGCAAEKLRPVLDYGGQPLARNTVVDAVEEFVRKEPSGSREAVPRSGDPVPDSADPVPIAPEPVQTSSLSNPAP